From the genome of Pseudarthrobacter sp. NIBRBAC000502772:
AGCGGGCACCGCAGCGCCGTGCGTTCACTTGACCTGAACAATGAGGGGGCGCCCTGGCTGAGGATCGAGACGGTGGCGGATGCCCGCGGGCGCCGGCCCGGTTTCACTTTGGCCCGTCACACGGCACAGGAGATCAGCTCCGCAGCCCATCCCCACGAGTTGCCTCCGAGCGAGCACAGCTACCTCTACCTGGACGCCGCCCAACATGGGTTGGGTTCACGGGCCTGCGGCCCGGACGTCTGGCCGGACTTCGCCCTTCGTCCGGAGGCCCGCACGCTGACGCTGCGCATCGGGACTGCCGGGTAGCTACGCAGCTCCGACCGGGACGGGTTCCTTGGCGCCTGCGTCCTTGCGGATGGTCGCGCTGATCACGGCGGCGATGGTGCACATGGCGGCCGCGCCGAACCAGGCGTAGGTGTACTGGCCGGTGGCGTCCCGGATGGCACCGGCGCCGAGGGCGGCGGCGGCCGCGCCCAGCTGGTGGGCCGCGAACACCCAGCCGAACACCACGCTGCCGTCCGCGCCGAACGTTTTCCGGCAGATTGCCGCGGTGGGCGGTACCGTCGCCACCCAGTCCAGGCCGTAGATCACCACAAAAACGATCATGCTCGGCTGGACGGTGGCGCTCAGGAGCAGCGGCAGCACGAGCAGGCCGATCCCCCGGAACTGGTAGTAGACGGCCAGCAGGATTTTGGGGTTGTACCGGTCGGTCAGCCAGCCGGACGCGATGGTGCCCAGGATGTCGAAGATCCCGACGACGGCGAGCAGCCCGGCCGCTGTGGTTTCGGGCATGCCGTGGTCGTGGGCGGAGGGGATGAAGTGGGTGCCGATCAGCCCGTTGGTAGTGGCCCCGCAGATCGCAAAACCGGCCACCAGCGCCCAGAATGTCCGCACTTTGCTGGCCCGCTTGAGTACCTGGAGGGCGCGCACTGCGGCGTTGCTGCTGCGCCCGCTTTCCACGGCAGGGGCGGCGGCAGACTCAGCCGTTCCCTCCTCAGGTGCCGTTTCACCGTAAGGCAAGGCGCCGACGTCGGCCGGTGAGTTCTTGAGGAACTTCAGCACCAGCGGCACCACCGCCAGCGCGCCGGCGGCGATCAGCAGCGAGGCCTGCCGCCAGCCCGGATCCTGGGCCAGCATGGCGATGAACGGCAGGAAGACCAGCTGGCCCGCGGCGCTGCCGGCGGTCAGGATGCCGATCACCAGGCCCCGGCTCTTGGAGAACCAGGTGTTGGCGATGGTGGCGGCGAAGACGAGCGCCATGGAGCCGGTGCCCAGCCCGATCAGCAGGCCCCAGGTCAGGAGGATCTGCCAGGACTCGGTGACCAGGACCGTGAGCGCACTGCCGGCGCCGATCATCACCAGGGCGGTGGCGGTGACGGTCCGGATCCCGAACCGTTCCATCAGGGCAGCGGCGAAGGGGGCGGTCAGGCCAAACAGCACCAGGTTGATGCTGACGGCTGCGGACAGCACGGTGGTGGACCAGCCGAACTCCTGCTGCAGCGGCACCATGAGGACACCCGGGGCGGCCCGGAATCCGGCGGCGCCAACGAGGGCCAGGAAGGCGACGGCCGCGACGATCCAGGCGGGGTGCAGCCGGCGGCGCGTGGTTTCGGTGGCACTCATGCGGCCGTGGCCAGCTGCACGGGCGCGTCCGTCCGGGTGAGGCTGTGCCAGCTGGTGTTGGCGGCAGTGAGCCGTTCCCCGCAGCCGGTGCAGGTGTCCGCGGAGCTGGTCCGCTGGCCGCAGCCGGAATGGATGACGTACATATGGGCCTGGTCAGACGGCGCCGGGAGGTGCTTTTCCGCCCACATGACCACGGCGTTCAGGACCGGGAGGGCGTCCTCACCCTTAGGAGTCAGGACGTACTCCTGGCGGGGGCGGCCGCCGTCGTCGTACGCCTTCTTCTCAAGCAAGCCCGACTCCACGAGACCCGCCAGGCGCCTGGTGAGCACGGAATCCGCGACGGCCAGCCGGGACTTCATGGCGTCGAAGCGCCCGTTGCCGAAAAAGACCTCGCGGAGCACCAGCATGCTCCAGGGGTCACCCAAAATGTCGAGACCTCGTGCCATGCTGCAGTTGCGCTGGGACCAGTCGGAGCGGAGAACCATAAAGGCACCCTAGCTAACTTTCTTGAAGAAAGCCAGAGTGCCTTTGGCTGGCGAGCGCGGTGCTACTGGAGGGGCGCTGCTACTTGAGGAAGGTGAAGGCGCGCTCGAGGTCGGCGATGAGGTCTTCCACGTCCTCGATGCCGCAGGACAGCCGGATCAGGTTGACGGGAACCGCCAGTTCCGTGCCCTTGACCGATGCGTGGGTCATCTCGGACGGGTAGTTCATCAGCGATTCGATGCCGCCCAGGGATTCCGCCAGCGTGAACACCGACGTGTTTTCCGCGACCGTGCGGGCCGCCGCCTCGCCGCCCTTGAACTGGACGGAGACCATGCCGCCGAACTTCTTCATCTGCTTCTTCGCCAGCTCGTGGCCGGGGTGGGACGGCAGGCCCGGGTACAGGACGGCCTCCACCTCGGGGCGCTCGAGCAGCCATTCGGCCACGGCCTGGCCGTTGTCGCTGTGCCGGTCCATGCGCACGCCGAGTGTCTTCAGGCCGCGGGTGGTGAGGAAAGCGTCCATGGGGCCGGACACCGCACCCACCGCGAACTGCACAAAGCCGATCTTCTCCGCGAGGTCCGCGTCGTTGACCACGATGGCGCCGCCCACCACGTCGGAGTGCCCGCCGATGTACTTGGTGGTGGAGTGGACCACGACGTCGGCACCCAGGGCGAGCGGGGTCTGCAGGTAGGGCGACGCGAAGGTGTTGTCCACCACGAGGAGGGCCCCGGCGTCGTGCGCTATTGCGGCGAGCGCCTCGATGTCGGTGACCTTCATCAGCGGGTTGGAGGGGGTCTCCACCCAGACGAAGCGGGTCTTGTTCGCGGCCACGGCTTTGCGCACCGCGTCCAGGTCCGCCATGTCCACGGGGGTGTTCCCGATCCCCCAGTCGCCGAGCACGCCGTTGATCAGCCGGTACGTGCCGCCGTACGCGTCGTTGCCGAGCACAATGTGGTCGCCCGGCCGGGTCAGCGCCCGAATGAGGGAGTCCTCCGCCGCGAGGCCCGAGCTGAAGGAGTACGCGTGGCTTCCGCCCTCGAGCGCCGCGAGCTGCTCCTGCAGGGCGTCGCGCGTGGGGTTGGTGCCACGGCCGTATTCGTAGCCGTCGCGGAGCCCGCCGATGCCGTCCTGGGCGTACGTGGAGCTGAAGTGCACCGGCGGGACCACGGCGCCGGTGCGGGGCTCGAAGGCCTGGCCGGCGTGGACGGCGCGCGTGTTGAAACCCTGGTTTTCAGAAACAGACATGGAGTTCCTTTAGCTAGTTGCTGAGGTAGGCGAGGAGGTCGTGGCGGGTGAGGATTCCCACGGGGGCGCCGACGAATGTCACCATCACGGTGTCCACGTCGGAGAGCAGTTCGCGGGCTGCGGAGATGGTTTCCAGCGAGCCGATGACCGGCAGGCGGGGGCCCATGTGCTCTGAGATCTTGTCCGTCAGCTTGGCCTCGCCGCGGAACAGCTTGGAGGTCAGGCTGCGCTCATCCACGGCGCCGAGGACCTCGCCCATCACCACCGGCGGTTCCTGCGAGAGGACCGGGATGTGGCTGACACCGAACTCGTTCATGATGTTGATGACGTCGCGGACGGTCTCGTTGGGGTGGATGTGGACCAGGTCCGGCAGCTCGCCGGTCTTGGACTTGATGACCTCGCCCACTGACGTCTCCTCGCCGCCGGAGAGGAAGCCGTAGGAACGCATCCACTGGTCGTTGAAGATCTTGGCCAGGTAGCCGCGGCCGGAGTCCGGGAGGATGACCACCACCACGGCGCTTTCCGGGAGGTCGCGGGCGGTCTGCAGCGCAGCCACCACCGCCATGCCGGACGAGCCGCCCACCAGCAGCCCTTCCTCGCGGGCCAGCCGCCGCGTCATGGCGAAGGAATCGGCGTCGGTGACGGCGATGACGTCGTCCGGGACGGATTTGTCGTAGTTCGCCGGCCACATGTCCTCGCCCACGCCCTCGACGAAGTACGGGCGCCCGGTGCCGCCGGAGTAGACCGAGCCTTCGGGGTCAGCCCCGATGATCCTGACCCGGCCGCCGTCGGCCTCCGGACGGTCCGCCGAGATCTCCTTGAGGAAGCGGCCGGTGCCGGTGATGGTGCCGCCGGTGCCGGCGCCGATCACGCAGTGCGTCACCGTGCCGTCCGTGTCCCGCCAGATTTCCGGCCCCGTGGTCTCGTAGTGGCTGCCGGGGGCGGCCGGGTTGGAGAACTGGTCCGGCTTGTAGGCGCCCGGAATTTCCGTGACCAGTCGGTCCGAGACGCTGTAGTAGCTCTGCGGGCTGTCCGGGGCCACGGACGTGGGGGTGACCACCACTTCGGCGCCGTAAGCCTGAAGCACCGCGCGCTTGTCCTCACCCACCTTGTCCGGCACGACGAAGATGCATTTGTAGCCTTTTTGCTGGGCCACGAGCGCCAGACCCACGCCGGTGTTGCCCGACGTCGGCTCAACGATGGTCCCTCCGGGCAGGAGTTTGCCGGTCCGTTCGGCCTCTTCGATCATTTTCACCGCGATGCGGTCCTTGATGGAACCGCCGGGATTGATGTATTCCAGCTTGACCAGGACTGTGGCTTTGAGGCCTTCCGTCACGTGGTTGAGCTTGATGAGCGGCGTGTTTCCGATGAGGTCCAGGACGGACTGCGCGTACTTCATAGGTACAAAGTTACCGCCTGCCGCCACAGGTCCTGCCCGGGGCTCAGCTCCCTGCCGAGGAATCTGTGTGCCAGAGGCCCAGGGTGTTGCCCTCGGTGTCCTTGAAGTAGGCGTAATAGCCCATGCCGGGAACGGCGTCCTTTGCCTGGGCGACAGTACCTCCAGCGGATTCGACCTGCGCCAGCGCGGCGTCCACGTCCTCCACATCGATGGTGATGATGGGGGTCTTGAGGTTGTCCGTGCGGGGGAACAGGGCCCCGTTGATGGCCCCTGGCGCGCTTGGCATGCCTGTCTGTTCGTCCGACGGCGTGGTGATGGCGATGGTGTAGTCCATCTCCTGCATGGGGGTCAGGGTCCAGCCAAACGCACTTTGGTAAAAGGTGTTGGCGCGTTCCTTGTCGTCGGAGGGGATCTCGAAATGCACAACTCCAGCCACAGCATGCTCCTTTGAATGCGAGGGGAAGACGCGGACTCCCCGCGCCACACGTTGGAGTCTAGTCCTGGCATCTTCGGCCTGAAAGGGGCTCCGGAAGCTGCGTTGCCAGCCCATCGTGGGACCATGAATACATGACCATCCTTGACGCTCCGGCCCGGCTTGCCGCCGCCGCGGATGCGTCCCTGCGGTGGCATCCGGACGGCCCGTACAGCCTGCACCAGACGCTGGGAACGCTCCTGCGGGGTACCGGAGATCCGTCGTTTTCGTTCCGGCCGGACGGGTTATGGATGGCGTTTACGACGCCGGACGGCCCGGTCACGCTGCGCCTCACCGCGGCTGCGGATGGGGCTGTTGACGCCCAGGCCTGGGGTCCGGGTTCCGCCGCCGGACTCGCCGGCGTGCCCCGGCTCCTGGGCGCTGAGGACGATTGGTCGGCGTTTGACGAACCGGATTTCCACGCCACGCTCCCCCGGATGGTCCGTGATGCCCGACGCCGGAACCTGGCTGTCCGGCTGCCCTCCACCGGGCGGGTGGTTGATTGCCTCGTGCCCACCATCCTTGAGCAGAAGGTCACCGTCATTGAGGCCCGCCGCGGCTACCGGTACCTGATGTACCGGTTCGGCTCGCCGGCTCCGGCGGCAGGAAGCGCGGCGCCGGAAGGGCTCCGCCTCCAGCCCACGCCTGAGCAGTGGCTGCGCATCCCCTCGTGGGAATGGCACCAGGCCGGCGTAGGACCCCAGCGTTCGGCGACCGTCATGCGGGCGCTGCGATCCGCCGTCGCGCTTGAACGGCTGGCCGCCCTTCCGTCCGCGGAGGCGGCAGCAAAGCTGCAGGTGATTCCCGGTATCGGGGTGTGGACCGCGGCCGAAGTGGTGCAGCGGACGCACGGCTGCCCGGACTCCATTGCGGTGGGCGACTACCACCTCGCCGCCTATGTGGGCGCCGCCCTCACCGGCCGCCGGACGGACGACGCCGGCATGCTGGCCTTGCTTGAGCCGTGGACGGGGCACCGGCAGCGTGTGGTCCGGATGATCGGCCTGAGCGGCTTCCGCAAACCGACGTTCGGGCCGCGCATGACCATCCAGGACCACCGCCGGCACTGACGGTTCCGCCGTGGACTCGGGCCGCGGATGGGTATAGCGTGGCGCCATGGAGCCCGCACCAGAGCCCCGGAATTCCGAATTCTCTGGGAGTCAGCCATGATCCACACTGACAAGCTAACCAAGACATTCACCGTCAAGAAGGAAACGGTAGAAGCCGTCAAGGGGGTCGACATCGATGTTGCCCCGGGCGAGCTTGTGGCGTTCCTTGGCCCGAACGGTGCGGGCAAATCCACCACCCTGCGCATGCTCACCACCCTGCTCCGGCCCACGTCGGGCACGGCAACCGTCGCGGGTGTGGACGTCACAGCGGACCCGGCCGGCGTACGCGCCCGGATCGGCTACATCGGCCAGGGCAACGGCGGCGGGCACAGCTTCCGGGTCATCGACGAACTGATCATGCAGGGCCGCTTCTACGGTATGAACTCCACGGATGCCGCTGCCCGGGCACACGAGCTCCTGATCTCCATGGACCTGGCCGACCTCGCCAAACGCACCGTGGTCAAGCTGTCCGGCGGGCAGCGGCGGCGGATGGACGTGGCGCTGGGGCTGATGCACTCCCCGCGGCTGCTGTTCCTGGATGAACCGTCCACCGGCATGGACCCGCAGAACCGGGCCAACCTGTGGGACCACATCATGCGGTTGCGCGCCGAGCACGGCACCACCATCGTCCTCACCACGCATTATATGGACGAGGCCGATTTGATGTCCGAGCGCGTGATCGTGATTGACCACGGCCAGATCATCGCCGATGACACAGCTGCCCGGCTGAAGGCCAACCTGGCCGGCGACCTGCTCGCCGTCGAGGTGGCGGCGGAGTCCGCCGCGGGCGTGCGCGGGCTGCTGGGCCGGGCCGCTGCGGGCGGTGAGGTCAACGAAAACTCGTACGACGGCGTGGTCCGCTTCCGCCTCCGGCTCACCGAAGGCGCCCGGCTGGCACCGGCGCTGCTGCAAGAAATGAACGACGCCGGTGCTCCCGCCCAGTCCCTGGAGCTGAAACCGCCCACCCTGGACGATGTATTCCTGGAGCTGACCGGCCGCAATCTGCGGGAAGGAGCAAACCGCTGATGGCTGTGCAAAGCACCGAGGTCCTGGAAAAGCCAGGCCTGGTCCAGATCCTGCATGACACCAGGTTCGTCTTCTGGCGCGAGATGCTGCTGCCGCTGCGTGACCCGTTCTCGCTGATCTTCTCGCTGCTCCAGCCGCTTGTATTCCTGGGTCTCTTCGGCCCGTTGCTCGGCGCGGCCGTGGGGGCACCCGCATTCGGCGGCCAGTCCACGCTGCAGTGGTTCCTGCCCGGCGTCGTGGTCATGATTGCCCTGTTCGGCACGTCCATGACGGGCTCCAACCTGCAGTACGAGCTCATGACCGGTTCTTATGAGCGCATCCTGGCCACGCCGCTGTCCCGCTCGTCGCTGATGATCGGGCGGGCGCTGAAGGAATGGGCGCCGCTGGTGGTGCAGGGCCTGCTGATCGCCCTGGTCTGCATCCCGTTCGGCTTTGTCTTCTATCCGCTGCACGTGCTGTTCGGCCTGGTCATCCTGGGGATCTTCGGGATCGGGCTCGGCGCCCTCTCCTACGCGCTGGCGCTGGTATCGCAGAACAAGGAGTGGATCTTCTGGGGTGTGCAGCAGACGCTGCTCTTCCCGCTGATGATCCTGTCCGGCATCATGCTGCCCATCGAGGCAGGGCCGGACTGGATGAAGACCGCCAGCCTCTTCAACCCCCTGACTTACCTGGTCAACGCCGAACGGGAGCTGTTCTCCGGCAGCGTCGGGACCGACACGCTCCTGGGCCTCCTCGCCGCATCGGCGACGGCCGCCGTCGGGCTTGTAGTGGGTGTGCGGGCCATCAACCGCAACATCAATTAGAGCCCAGGCGGGCGGCGTAAGCAGCGGCTTCAGCACGGTTGCGAAGGCCCAGCTTCTCCAGCACACTGCTCACATGGTGGGCCACCGTTTTGCTGCTGATAAACAGCTGCCCCGCAATTTCAGGATTTGAATAGCCCTCAACCAGCAGCCCCAGAATTTCATGCTCACGCCGGGTGAGAATACCTGCCTCGCGGGGAACGGACCGGCCCCCGGCGCCCCACGATCGCAGCAGTGCCGCTGCCGTATCGGCATCATGGGACGCCCCCAGCCTGTCCATCGCTGACAGGGCAGCGCGGGCTTCGGAGATAGCGAGTGTGGGCTGGACTTGGGCTAAAACACGCGCAAGTTCCAGTCGTGTGCGCGCGGCTTCCAGCGGAAGGTCCAAGTGCCCGAACCACTTGAGGGCGTCCTCAAAATACAACGTGGCAGGCTCCAGCCGGCCCTCGGCGGCTGCAACCCGGCCCCTAGCCAGAGCGGCATGCGCGGACACCAGGCATACTCCTCCGGCGCTGGCGTCAAGGTCGCCAAGGTGCTCGGCGGCCACTGCAGCAGCGGCAGGATTGCCTGCTGCCAGCTGTGCCTGCACCAGCAGGCTGCGTGCGCTCGCTGTTTCCAGAGAGGTCCGGTGCCCGCCGGCGTGCAATGTCGGAACGACGTCGCCGGTACCCTCATTTTCCGAACGAAGCCAACGCTCGGCCAGTGCCACGGCCGCCACCGGTTCGTTGCTTCCGAGGGCCAGGCCCGCCGCCACCAGGCTGGTCTCGACCGGAGCGCCGATCCTCTCGATCAAGGCCTTTGCCTCGTCGAAATGCCCTTGGCGCACGCGGAGTTCGGCGAGGCTCGCGATGGCCCTGTGGTACATACCGGGGAAGACGTCCTTCGTACTCGCCGCCGCATGCCGCAGCTCGTCCTCGGCTTCGGCCCAATGACCCGTCAGCAGGAGCACCCGCCCGTGGACCATGCGGCACTGGGCGTAAAGGTATGGACAGCCGTAGGTCCTCATGTAGTCATCCGCAGCCAGCGACCACTGGGTAGCCCGCCCGAGGTCGCTGAGCAGGTCGCAGACCGTCAGCATCGAGCAGCTCGCCATGACCACCGTATAGAACGTCGTTCCGTCGCCACCCAGGGCGCTGGCCATGGCCTCATCCACACAGCGAAGCCCGGCCTGGACGTCTCCACCCTTGACCAGGACGACCCCGCGCTCCGCAAGCGCACAGACTGCCAGGTCCGGGTCGCCCAACTCATGCGACGCGGCCAGCGCTCTGTCGATCAGGTCGCGGCAGCGATGGGCATCCGTAGCCAGCAGCGCCGCACAATAATCAACCCACGCAAGGGACAGTCCGTCGTCGGGTCCGGCCATGCTCTCCGCACGGGCAAGCCAGCCCCGCGCCGCCGCCTCGTTGCCGAGGGACATTCCATAGACGAGGCACAGCCATACGGCGGAGTCGATGGCCTCCGGAACATTGCCCGCGCGGCGGCTGGCGGCGTAGGCGCGCTCACGGCAGCGGACGCTTTCACTGAGCTCACCGAGGAAAAAGAGGGCGTCGCCCAAGCCCGCGAGCGTGGCCGACGATCCGGTGCCTGAGAGGACCTCCTCAAAGGCGGCGCGCGCATCCGCCCACCGCCCCGCTTCCAGTGCCGCGTAGCCCCTCGCTGTCACTTCCTCCAGCGTCACGCTTCAATTACAGCACTTCACACTGCCGTTCCCTAGGACGGAACTTCGGGCGCGGCCGAACCGAATCCGCCTGATGGGCGCTGCCGGCATCGGCCACAAAATGGGTCAGTTGACCGATCCGCCCGTCCTTGAAGCCGGGCAGTCTGGAATTGTCCCAAACAGCGGACCACAGGACCAATCAAGGAGCAAACGATGAGCGCGGACGCAATTGCCAAGTCAGTAGAAGCCCTTAACTCTCACGATGCGAAGGCCTTTGCGGCAGCCTATGCCGCGGACGCGGTTGTCCACGACCCGAGCTACCCGCAGCCGCTGAAGGGGCGGGATGCTATTGAGCAGGACGTGGTGGATCTCCTGCGGGCTTTCCCGGATGTCAGTCTCACCGTGGGGCCCGTGCTCCAGGATGGCGAGACGTTCGCAGCCGAGTACACTCTGCGCGGAACGCACCAGGGACCGTTGGCATTGCCCGGCGGCGAGATTCCCGCCACCGGAAAGTCCTTCATCAATAACGCGGCCGTCTTCTCGAAATTCAATACTGACGGGGAAGTCACGGAGGAAAGCCGCTACTACGATGTAGCCGGCCTCATGGCGCAGCTTGGGGTGACTCCGACAACCTGAGCTCGAAGCCTCGGGCCTCAGGTGTCCGTTCACGCTAACACCGGTCACATACAGCGCGAGCGGACACTTGAGCCCCCGATGGTGTGACCCGCTTTGCTGTCAGAGCCCCAGGCGGGCCACGGCTTCCTCGCGCATCTCCACCTTGCGGATCTTCCCGGAAACGGTCATGGGGAAACTTTCGCGGACGTCCACGTAGCGGGGGATCTTGTAGTGCGCCAGTTTCCCGCGGCAGAAGTCGGCGACGGCGGCCGCGTCCAGCGGTTCCGCGCCGGGCGTGAGGATGATGCAGGCCATGAGTTCCTCGCCGTACTTGGCATCGGGCACCCCGATCACCTGCACGTCCTGGATGGACGGGTGGCTGTACAGGAACTCCTCGATCTCACGCGGGTAGATGTTCTCGCCGCCGCGGATCACCAGGTCCTTGATGCGGCCTTCGATCACCACGTAGCCCTCGTCATCAATCCGGGCGAGGTCGCCGGTGTGCATCCAGCGGTCGGCGTCGATGGCCTCCGCCGTCTTCTCCGGCTGGTCCCAGTACCCGGCCATGACGGCGTAGCCCCGGGTGCACAGCTCGCCGATCTCGCCGCGCTCCAGCACCTCGCCGGTGCCGGGGTCCACGATCTGGTTTTCCAGCCTCGGCATGGTGCGGCCCACGGTCTCGGTGCGATGCTGCAGCGTGTCACCGTGCCGGGTCATGGTGGACACCGGGGAGGTCTCGGTCATGCCGTAGCAGATGGCCACATCCACCATGTGCATCTCCGAGATCACCCGGTTCATCACATCAATGGGGCACACCGATCCCGCCATGACGCCGGTGCGGAGCGTTGCCAGGTCGTAGGAGGAAAAGTCCGGCAGCGCCAGCTCCGCGATGAACATGGTTGGCACGCCGTACAGCGATGTCCCGCCGAAGTCCTGGACCGCCTCCAGCGCGGCCGCCGGCGTGAAGCCGCGCCCGGGGATGATAGTGGCCGCACCGTGGCTGAGGGCTGCCAGGTTGCCGATCACCATCCCGAAGCAGTGGTAGAACGGGACCGGAATCACCACCCGGTCGTGCTCGGTGTAGCCCAGCAGCTCACCGATGGAGTAGCCGTTGTTCAGGATGTTGTGGTGCGTCAGCGTTGCGCCCTTGGGGAAGCCCGTGGTCCCGGACGTGTACTGCAGGTTGATGGGATCGTGCGGGTCCAGCTCCGCCATCCGCGCCTTCAGGGAGGAATGGCCGACGGCGTCAGCCCGCTTGAGCAGCTCGGCGTACGTCAGCTCCCCGTCACTTTGGGGATCCCCGGCGTCGAGCCCGTCCATGCCGTAATCCGGCAGGAACACCAGTTCCCGCAGGTCCGGGCAGCCGGCGAGCGCCTGGCGCGCCATCCCCACGTAGTCGCTGTTCCGGTCCGACGGTGCCGCCACCAGCATCCGCATGCCGTTCTGCTTCACCACAAACTCCAGCTCGTGGCTCCGGTAGGCCGGGTTCACGTTGACCAGGATGGCACCGGCTTTGGCCGTGGCGTACTGCAGCAGCGTCCACTCAGCGCAGTTCGGGCTCCAGATGCCCACCCGGTCCCCTTTGGCCACCCCCGAGGCGAGGAGCGCACGCGCGAGGCGATCGACGTCGTCGTTCATTTTCGTGTAGCTCCAGCGGCGGGCATCAGCGCCCGGGACCGGCGCGGCCTCGATCAGTGCGTCGTGGAGGGGGAACCGGGCCACCACCCGTTCAAAGTTCTGGCCGATGGTTTCCTCAAGGAGCGGGACGTCAGTGTCCCCGGCTGTGTAAGCGCGCATGCTGGCACGCTACCGTCTGGCCCCCGGCAATGAAAGCGCAACAGGAGGGTGTCCGCGCGTAAACAGGGCGGGCGTGCATCCCGAGTCCCGGTATTGTGAAATCCATGAGTGCACCCATCGACCTGCAGGCAACGTTCATCCCCAACGACGGCGAGTTCTTCCGTGTGAAGCTCGCCCTGGAAATCGCCATCGACGAGGTGGTGAACGAACCCGGCTGCATCCGCTACGAGCTGACCGAGGCTACCGAAGAGAAGCTGGTCCTCACGGAACAGTGGGAATCCGAGGAACTGCTGGCGAAGCACTCCAAGGGCACCGCAGTCCAGGACCTGAACGAATCCCTGAGCGCGCTGCTGGCCGAACCCGTGCAGCTGGCCCGCCTCTAACCCTCGCTTAACCATCGACTGCTCCGTAAGTGCCGTTTTGAACGTTCAAAAGGGCCCTTACGGAGCAGTCGATGTTTTTTACAGAGGAACCAGGGGCGCTTAAGCCTCGGGGATCTGCGATCCGTCCTGAGGACCCGACGTCTTTCCGGCGGTGGCCGGGTTGCTTTCCGCGGCTGCTGCGGCTTCCGCCTGTGAGCGCGCCACATGGGCGTGGACCTCGTCCATGTCCAGGGCCTTGACGGCGTCAACAACCTGCTCCAGCTGCTGGGCGTTCAGGGCGCCGGGCTGGGAGAAGACCAGGACTTTTTCGCGGAAGGCCATCAGGGTGGGGATGGACGTGATGCCGGCCTCGGCGGCGAGCTGCTGCTGGGCTTCGGTGTCCACCTTCGTGAACAGGACGTCGGAATGCTTCTCCGACACGGCGCTGTACGTGGGCCCGAACTGCTTGCAGGGACCGCACCATTCAGCCCAGAAGTCCACCAGGACAATGTCGTTGCCTTCGATGGTCGTTGCGAACTGTTCACCTGTGATGTCTACGGTTGCCATGCCTTCAACGGTACGCGAGGCACAGGCCGATGTCCCAGCCGGGGGCGTCCTGTTCGCTCCCCGCGTCATCGGGAATATCCGGTACGGGGCCGTGTACACCGGGCACGGCGAGGCCTACCCTTGGGGTCATCAG
Proteins encoded in this window:
- a CDS encoding DNA-3-methyladenine glycosylase; this encodes MTILDAPARLAAAADASLRWHPDGPYSLHQTLGTLLRGTGDPSFSFRPDGLWMAFTTPDGPVTLRLTAAADGAVDAQAWGPGSAAGLAGVPRLLGAEDDWSAFDEPDFHATLPRMVRDARRRNLAVRLPSTGRVVDCLVPTILEQKVTVIEARRGYRYLMYRFGSPAPAAGSAAPEGLRLQPTPEQWLRIPSWEWHQAGVGPQRSATVMRALRSAVALERLAALPSAEAAAKLQVIPGIGVWTAAEVVQRTHGCPDSIAVGDYHLAAYVGAALTGRRTDDAGMLALLEPWTGHRQRVVRMIGLSGFRKPTFGPRMTIQDHRRH
- a CDS encoding MFS transporter yields the protein MSATETTRRRLHPAWIVAAVAFLALVGAAGFRAAPGVLMVPLQQEFGWSTTVLSAAVSINLVLFGLTAPFAAALMERFGIRTVTATALVMIGAGSALTVLVTESWQILLTWGLLIGLGTGSMALVFAATIANTWFSKSRGLVIGILTAGSAAGQLVFLPFIAMLAQDPGWRQASLLIAAGALAVVPLVLKFLKNSPADVGALPYGETAPEEGTAESAAAPAVESGRSSNAAVRALQVLKRASKVRTFWALVAGFAICGATTNGLIGTHFIPSAHDHGMPETTAAGLLAVVGIFDILGTIASGWLTDRYNPKILLAVYYQFRGIGLLVLPLLLSATVQPSMIVFVVIYGLDWVATVPPTAAICRKTFGADGSVVFGWVFAAHQLGAAAAALGAGAIRDATGQYTYAWFGAAAMCTIAAVISATIRKDAGAKEPVPVGAA
- a CDS encoding VOC family protein, whose translation is MAGVVHFEIPSDDKERANTFYQSAFGWTLTPMQEMDYTIAITTPSDEQTGMPSAPGAINGALFPRTDNLKTPIITIDVEDVDAALAQVESAGGTVAQAKDAVPGMGYYAYFKDTEGNTLGLWHTDSSAGS
- a CDS encoding helix-turn-helix domain-containing protein → MVLRSDWSQRNCSMARGLDILGDPWSMLVLREVFFGNGRFDAMKSRLAVADSVLTRRLAGLVESGLLEKKAYDDGGRPRQEYVLTPKGEDALPVLNAVVMWAEKHLPAPSDQAHMYVIHSGCGQRTSSADTCTGCGERLTAANTSWHSLTRTDAPVQLATAA
- a CDS encoding cystathionine gamma-synthase gives rise to the protein MSVSENQGFNTRAVHAGQAFEPRTGAVVPPVHFSSTYAQDGIGGLRDGYEYGRGTNPTRDALQEQLAALEGGSHAYSFSSGLAAEDSLIRALTRPGDHIVLGNDAYGGTYRLINGVLGDWGIGNTPVDMADLDAVRKAVAANKTRFVWVETPSNPLMKVTDIEALAAIAHDAGALLVVDNTFASPYLQTPLALGADVVVHSTTKYIGGHSDVVGGAIVVNDADLAEKIGFVQFAVGAVSGPMDAFLTTRGLKTLGVRMDRHSDNGQAVAEWLLERPEVEAVLYPGLPSHPGHELAKKQMKKFGGMVSVQFKGGEAAARTVAENTSVFTLAESLGGIESLMNYPSEMTHASVKGTELAVPVNLIRLSCGIEDVEDLIADLERAFTFLK
- a CDS encoding ATP-binding cassette domain-containing protein, which produces MIHTDKLTKTFTVKKETVEAVKGVDIDVAPGELVAFLGPNGAGKSTTLRMLTTLLRPTSGTATVAGVDVTADPAGVRARIGYIGQGNGGGHSFRVIDELIMQGRFYGMNSTDAAARAHELLISMDLADLAKRTVVKLSGGQRRRMDVALGLMHSPRLLFLDEPSTGMDPQNRANLWDHIMRLRAEHGTTIVLTTHYMDEADLMSERVIVIDHGQIIADDTAARLKANLAGDLLAVEVAAESAAGVRGLLGRAAAGGEVNENSYDGVVRFRLRLTEGARLAPALLQEMNDAGAPAQSLELKPPTLDDVFLELTGRNLREGANR
- a CDS encoding cystathionine beta-synthase — its product is MKYAQSVLDLIGNTPLIKLNHVTEGLKATVLVKLEYINPGGSIKDRIAVKMIEEAERTGKLLPGGTIVEPTSGNTGVGLALVAQQKGYKCIFVVPDKVGEDKRAVLQAYGAEVVVTPTSVAPDSPQSYYSVSDRLVTEIPGAYKPDQFSNPAAPGSHYETTGPEIWRDTDGTVTHCVIGAGTGGTITGTGRFLKEISADRPEADGGRVRIIGADPEGSVYSGGTGRPYFVEGVGEDMWPANYDKSVPDDVIAVTDADSFAMTRRLAREEGLLVGGSSGMAVVAALQTARDLPESAVVVVILPDSGRGYLAKIFNDQWMRSYGFLSGGEETSVGEVIKSKTGELPDLVHIHPNETVRDVINIMNEFGVSHIPVLSQEPPVVMGEVLGAVDERSLTSKLFRGEAKLTDKISEHMGPRLPVIGSLETISAARELLSDVDTVMVTFVGAPVGILTRHDLLAYLSN